One genomic segment of Arachis duranensis cultivar V14167 chromosome 4, aradu.V14167.gnm2.J7QH, whole genome shotgun sequence includes these proteins:
- the LOC107472195 gene encoding LEAF RUST 10 DISEASE-RESISTANCE LOCUS RECEPTOR-LIKE PROTEIN KINASE-like 2.4, whose protein sequence is MTMRIEMLVDTSKVFPLLIFRRNPYFQKRSRILKKWGFLGTGIGLPLIAVIICRNKAKVWKFIKNQLGLMNKHDRNIEAFLESQGPLGIKRYNFSDVKKMTNSFKVKLGEGGYGSVYKGKLPNGSSVAVKMLNDSKRNNGEEFVNEVASISKTSHVNVVTLVGFCLEGSRKALIYEFMPNGSLEKFVHKKADQSTPALSWDKLYQIAIGIAKGLEYLHKGCNTKIVHFDIKPHNILLDENYRPKISDFGLAKLGTKDESIMSMSYARGTVGYVAPEMCNKSFGGVSHKSDVYSYGMMLLEMVGGQKNANVEASRSSEIYFPQLVIYKKLEVGSDLGLDGVMSTEENELAKKMIMVGLWCIQTIPSQRPTISRVIDMLEGSMDSMEMPPKPTMSSPPRSTTDFSTASLSGDSC, encoded by the coding sequence GTTTCCTAGGAACTGGAATTGGACTACCTCTGATTGCTGTGATCATATGCCGCAATAAAGCTAAGGTGTGGAAGTTCATAAAGAATCAATTAGGATTGATGAATAAGCATGATCGAAATATAGAAGCCTTTCTAGAAAGCCAAGGTCCACTTGgtataaaaagatataatttctCTGACGTGAAGAAAATGACCAACTCCTTCAAAGTCAAACTCGGAGAAGGAGGTTATGGTTCTGTTTACAAGGGAAAATTACCCAATGGTTCCTCTGTGGCTGTAAAGATGCTCAATGACTCCAAAAGGAATAACGGCGAAGAATTCGTCAATGAAGTTGCCAGCATTAGCAAAACATCTCATGTTAATGTTGTCACTCTTGTCGGATTTTGCCTCGAAGGAAGCAGAAAAGCTCTTATTTATGAATTCATGCCTAATGGTTCTCTCGAAAAATTTGTTCACAAAAAGGCCGATCAAAGCACTCCGGCCCTGAGTTGGGACAAGTTGTACCAGATTGCAATCGGGATAGCTAAAGGATTGGAGTACTTGCACAAAGGATGCAACACTAAGATTGTGCATTTTGATATTAAGCCTCATAATATTCTCTTGGACGAAAATTATCGTCCAAAGATATCAGATTTTGGACTAGCTAAGCTCGGCACAAAGGATGAGAGCATTATGTCAATGTCATATGCTAGAGGCACAGTTGGATATGTGGCTCCGGAGATGTGCAACAAGAGTTTCGGAGGTGTATCTCATAAATCTGATGTTTATAGCTACGGAATGATGCTGCTAGAAATGGTTGGAGGGCAGAAGAATGCGAATGTTGAAGCGAGTCGGTCGAGCGAGATATACTTTCCACAATTGGTGATTTACAAGAAGCTTGAGGTTGGGAGTGACTTGGGGCTTGATGGGGTGATGAGCACAGAAGAAAATGAGTTGGCGAAGAAAATGATTATGGTGGGTTTGTGGTGCATTCAGACAATTCCCTCTCAAAGGCCAACCATAAGCAGAGTGATTGACATGTTGGAAGGTAGCATGGATTCTATGGAAATGCCACCAAAACCAACCATGTCATCTCCTCCAAGATCCACAACAGACTTTTCCACTGCATCATTGTCAGGGGATAGTTGTTGA